Proteins found in one Paenibacillus sp. FSL R10-2782 genomic segment:
- a CDS encoding extracellular solute-binding protein, protein MKLWKGVLSTMLVGTLLAGCGANSSGSDSSGSGGDGKTVNLKMFIAQPRLKEHYDKYINAFVAKEKKDKNIDVTVQLEMPPADNAPQILKTRLASNDAPDVFALHAVNEIPPFYKAGYLEDLSGQPFVSKLMDSVKPSVTTKDGKVVAVPLETISWGYLYNKKIFKDLDLKPPGTLTEMKAVVEKLKANNVKPFLLSYKESWIPQLFVPLTAGAMMNTQNKDFIDRMNQDKGSFSEMKSMFDIIDLVNSNGTDKALEIGGDDGSAAFAAGKAAMWIQGPWFAETILKSDPKMDFGVAPLPINDDPNATLINLSTSTSLAVSSTSKNKEVALDFVNYVLDDKDSSAFYEALKFNPISKVHTFKSYPWVNDATEYVKAGKSYQDPSIPQAVKDEAGKSLQSYYAGQLSQDDVIKALDKAWKSYNKVNK, encoded by the coding sequence ATGAAATTATGGAAAGGTGTATTGAGCACAATGCTGGTTGGCACGTTGTTGGCCGGGTGTGGAGCGAATTCTTCAGGTAGTGACAGCAGCGGTTCCGGTGGAGACGGTAAAACGGTTAATCTCAAAATGTTTATCGCCCAGCCTCGTTTGAAGGAGCATTACGATAAATATATTAATGCATTCGTAGCGAAGGAAAAGAAAGATAAAAATATCGACGTTACGGTGCAACTGGAGATGCCGCCTGCCGACAATGCCCCACAAATTTTGAAGACAAGACTCGCATCTAACGATGCGCCGGATGTGTTCGCTCTGCATGCAGTGAATGAAATTCCTCCGTTCTATAAAGCGGGCTATTTGGAGGACTTGTCCGGGCAGCCATTTGTTAGCAAATTAATGGATAGCGTGAAGCCTTCAGTGACGACGAAAGACGGCAAGGTCGTGGCAGTTCCTTTGGAAACGATTTCATGGGGCTACTTGTACAATAAAAAGATATTTAAGGACCTGGATTTGAAGCCACCGGGAACACTGACCGAAATGAAGGCTGTGGTCGAGAAACTGAAAGCGAATAATGTGAAGCCGTTCCTGCTGTCCTACAAGGAATCCTGGATTCCACAGTTGTTTGTACCGCTGACAGCGGGTGCGATGATGAACACACAGAACAAGGATTTTATCGACCGGATGAATCAGGACAAAGGCTCATTTTCCGAAATGAAGAGTATGTTCGACATTATTGATCTGGTGAACAGCAACGGTACAGACAAGGCGCTGGAAATTGGCGGGGATGACGGTTCGGCGGCCTTTGCTGCGGGGAAAGCAGCGATGTGGATTCAAGGGCCATGGTTTGCGGAAACGATTTTGAAATCTGATCCGAAGATGGATTTTGGGGTAGCCCCACTCCCGATCAACGATGATCCGAATGCGACATTGATCAATCTGTCCACTTCGACTTCGCTGGCTGTATCCTCTACAAGCAAAAATAAAGAGGTTGCGCTCGATTTTGTCAACTATGTATTGGACGATAAGGATTCCAGCGCATTCTATGAAGCATTGAAATTCAACCCGATCTCTAAAGTGCATACGTTCAAAAGCTATCCTTGGGTCAATGACGCTACCGAATATGTGAAAGCAGGCAAGTCGTATCAAGATCCGTCCATTCCGCAAGCGGTCAAGGATGAGGCAGGCAAATCGCTGCAATCCTACTATGCAGGCCAGCTCTCGCAGGATGACGTGATTAAGGCGCTGGATAAGGCATGGAAATCGTATAACAAAGTGAACAAGTAA
- a CDS encoding sugar ABC transporter permease, producing MPFKIYKKYVMLLAFTAPALIFYAIFLLIPTISGMYYSFTDWNGLNPNYSFIGLGNFVEALKEDPDFLNSLWFTLKYVLVMIVLQNVLALVLAVLIESRTRTKGFFRTIFFMPNMISTIISAFMWTFVFSSVLPQIAEKTAIAFLGQSWLGDPKVSFFSIIIVSLWNGVGYMMIIYLAALQGVPQSLKEAAIIDGANAFQTLRSVTLPMITHAITICFFLTLNGAFKVYEVVYGLTGGGPGRSTQVITMNIYEEAFSNNFRYGYASAKSLILFAIVLIFTLIQLRVMKKREVEA from the coding sequence ATGCCCTTTAAAATCTATAAAAAATATGTGATGCTGCTGGCGTTTACCGCCCCGGCGCTGATCTTTTACGCCATCTTCCTGCTTATTCCGACGATCAGCGGCATGTACTACAGCTTTACAGACTGGAACGGTTTGAATCCGAATTACAGCTTTATCGGCTTGGGAAACTTTGTGGAGGCGCTGAAGGAGGACCCGGATTTTCTAAATTCACTCTGGTTTACGCTCAAATATGTACTGGTCATGATTGTACTGCAAAATGTGCTGGCGCTAGTGCTGGCGGTGCTGATTGAATCACGTACGCGCACCAAAGGATTTTTTCGGACGATATTTTTTATGCCCAATATGATCAGTACCATTATTAGCGCATTTATGTGGACGTTCGTGTTTTCCTCCGTGCTGCCGCAGATTGCCGAAAAGACAGCTATCGCCTTTTTGGGCCAATCGTGGCTGGGCGATCCGAAGGTATCTTTCTTTTCCATCATTATTGTGTCGCTCTGGAATGGTGTCGGCTATATGATGATCATTTATCTGGCTGCGCTTCAGGGTGTACCGCAAAGCTTGAAGGAGGCCGCTATTATTGACGGGGCGAACGCGTTCCAGACGTTAAGAAGTGTGACGCTGCCGATGATTACCCATGCGATTACGATCTGTTTCTTCCTCACGCTGAACGGTGCCTTCAAGGTCTACGAGGTCGTCTATGGACTGACTGGCGGGGGGCCGGGGCGCAGTACGCAGGTGATTACGATGAACATTTATGAGGAGGCGTTTTCCAACAACTTCCGTTATGGTTATGCGAGTGCCAAATCTCTTATTTTGTTCGCCATCGTGCTGATCTTCACGCTAATTCAGCTACGTGTAATGAAGAAGAGGGAGGTGGAGGCATGA
- a CDS encoding carbohydrate ABC transporter permease — protein sequence MRLKKANSLLVTLILCVGAVVSFFPIYMAVINSFKTQGEMFASFTALPTKLHFENYSQAFHQTHLLNSALNSTIISFIGIGGIVICSALAGYKLSRTRGKMSSAIFFLFVASMLVPFHSIMIPLTRMAKDLSVQGSTYGLALIYIGLGVNMAIFLYHGFVKSIPRELEESAQMDGCNEFQTFFRIIFPLLLPITVTIAILDFLWIWNDFLLPLLMLTDVNHYTLILSTNMLFGEYNKEWSLILAALVLTSIPVILIYSFFQKFIMEGIAEGAIKG from the coding sequence ATGAGGCTAAAAAAAGCCAATTCCTTGCTGGTTACTCTGATCCTCTGTGTGGGCGCTGTGGTGTCCTTCTTCCCGATCTACATGGCGGTAATTAATTCCTTTAAAACGCAGGGTGAGATGTTCGCATCCTTTACGGCGCTGCCGACGAAGCTTCATTTTGAAAATTACAGTCAGGCTTTTCACCAGACCCATTTGCTGAACAGTGCTCTTAATTCCACAATTATTTCTTTTATTGGAATAGGCGGCATCGTGATCTGTTCGGCGCTGGCGGGCTACAAGCTCTCTCGTACACGGGGAAAAATGAGCAGTGCGATCTTCTTCCTGTTTGTCGCATCCATGCTGGTACCGTTTCACTCCATTATGATACCGCTTACACGTATGGCAAAGGATTTGTCCGTCCAAGGCAGTACGTATGGCCTGGCGCTGATCTATATCGGCTTGGGTGTAAATATGGCGATCTTTTTGTACCATGGATTCGTCAAATCCATCCCGCGTGAGCTGGAGGAATCGGCACAGATGGATGGCTGTAATGAATTCCAAACGTTCTTTCGGATTATATTTCCTTTGCTGCTGCCGATCACTGTCACGATTGCGATTTTGGATTTCCTGTGGATTTGGAACGACTTTTTACTTCCATTGTTGATGCTGACGGATGTGAACCACTACACCCTGATTCTTTCGACAAACATGCTGTTCGGGGAGTATAACAAGGAATGGTCGCTCATTCTGGCTGCACTTGTACTGACCTCCATCCCGGTTATCCTGATCTATTCGTTCTTCCAAAAATTCATCATGGAGGGCATTGCAGAGGGAGCAATTAAGGGATAA